In Salvelinus namaycush isolate Seneca chromosome 15, SaNama_1.0, whole genome shotgun sequence, a genomic segment contains:
- the rhd gene encoding rh blood group, D antigen, giving the protein MAPQYAQSLRFRLLPLLFFLQTGFIVVFRYVEIEQNVQTKQHAFTNYYAEFQDVHVMVILGFGFLATFLVRYSFSGAGFTLLVAAMAVQWAVILNGVESMYHRRKIGINMRSLVVAEMCTASSLVAIGAVLGKTNPVHLLLIALLEISGFVLNGWLLQTFLKVQFLNTIMLLHIFGAFFGLMLSWVLYRQGSEQQHEKEKIDRKTGLFSVMGTLFLWMFWPSFNSVLVEVDHLDRGRNLRAVYSTYLALAVSAVTAAGFSVLTSPQGKLNLFHIQRCTFAGGVAIGVAMSAVHLPWVAMAIGFAAALISTLGSRYIKPLMLFAFECHDTCGVLSVHGLPGILGWMVQLLLQIADSDDLTTAVRFAVFHICTLLITLSLSMILGLITGFLLKCDFWRPPQNKKCFDDQAFWEFPHLAGKR; this is encoded by the exons ATGGCTCCCCAATACGCACAGAGTCTCCGCTTTCGTCTGCTGCCTCTGCTCTTTTTTCTGCAGACGGGATTCATCGTAGTATTTCGTTATGTTGAAATTGAACAAAATGTACAAACTAAACAACATGCATTCACCAACTATTACGCAG AATTTCAGGATGTTCATGTGATGGTGATTCTGGGTTTTGGCTTTCTGGCCACATTCCTGGTGCGGTACAGCTTCAGTGGAGCAGGATTTACCCTCCTAGTGGCAGCCATGGCTGTCCAGTGGGCAGTTATCCTGAACGGTGTTGAGTCTATGTATCACAGAAGAAAGATCGGGATAAATATGAGAAG CTTGGTTGTTGCAGAGATGTGCACAGCTTCCTCCCTCGTTGCCATAGGTGCTGTCCTTGGGAAGACCAATCCTGTCCATCTCCTTCTTATTGCCCTGTTGGAGATATCTGGATTTGTGCTGAATGGCTGGCTACTCCAGACATTCCTAAAG GTGCAGTTTCTGAATACCATCATGCTGCTCCACATCTTTGGGGCCTTCTTTGGACTGATGTTATCATGGGTCCTGTACAGACAGGGATCCGAGCAACAGCATGAGAAAGAGAAAATTGACCGCAAGACCGGTCTGTTCTCTGTAATGG GGACTCTGTTCCTGTGGATGTTCTGGCCCAGTTTTAACTCTGTGCTGGTAGAGGTTGATCATCTTGACAGGGGGAGGAACCTGAGAGCTGTCTACAGCACCTACCTGGCCCTGGCAGTCAGTGCCGTCACAGCTGCTGGTTTCTCTGTCCTCACTAGTCCCCAAGGGAAACTCAACCTG TTTCATATTCAGAGATGTACTTTTGCTGGTGGTGTTGCTATTGGGGTTGCTATGTCAGCTGTTCATTTGCCGTGGGTAGCTATGGCGATTGGATTTGCTGCTGCACTGATATCAACCTTGGGATCCCGATACATTAAG CCCCTCATGCTGTTTGCGTTTGAGTGTCATGACACCTGCGGAGTCCTTAGTGTCCATGGTCTGCCTGGAATCCTGGGGTGGATGGTTCAACTTCTCCTACAGATTGCTGACTCTGATGATCTCACAAC GGCCGTCCGATTTGCTGTGTTCCACATTTGCACGCTCCTCATCACCCTGAGCCTGAGCATGATTCTGGGACTCATCACAG GTTTTCTTCTGAAATGTGATTTCTGGAGGCCACCCCAGAACAAGAAATGCTTTGATGACCAGGCCTTCTGGGAG TTTCCCCACCTAgcagggaaaaggtga
- the mgst3b gene encoding microsomal glutathione S-transferase 3b, whose translation MEILELLPSSFGYVIFTYFYSWIMLSYLGIKVGAARKKYDVKYPTMYSDKEQVFNCIQRAHQNTLEVYPQWLVFQTIAALVYPTSAAVLGAIWVTSRFSYAWGYYTGDPAKRMKGAYGYIGYFGVIILSIAVALQLLGVL comes from the exons ATGGAAATTCTAGAGCTCTTGCCATCAAGCTTCGGATATGTCATATTTACATACTTTTATAGCTGGATCATGTTGAGTTATCTTGGTATTAAGGTTGGAGCTGCCAGAAAGAAATACGATGTGAAG TACCCTACCATGTACAGTGACAAGGAGCAGGTGTTCAACTGCATCCAGAGGGCCCACCAGAACACACTAGAGGTCTACCCACAGTGGCTTGTGTTCCAAACCATTGCAGCTCTTGTCTATCCA ACTTCTGCAGCTGTGCTGGGAGCCATCTGGGTCACCAGCAGGTTCTCCTATGCCTGGGGTTACTACACCGGAG ATCCAGCCAAGAGGATGAAGGGTGCCTATGGGTACATTGGTTATTTTGGAGTCATCATTCTTTCCATCGCAGTGGCTTTGCAGTTGCTTGGAGTCTTGTGA
- the LOC120060271 gene encoding transmembrane protein 50A, protein MSGFLDSIQCGECECNVDWGERRNTMASIAAGVLFFTGWWIIIDAAVNYPDEVTFHHAYHACGVIATVAFLMINAVSNGQVRGDSYSEGCIGQTGARVWLFIGFMLAFGSLIASMWILFGGFVVPKKPVVYPGIAVFFQNAFIFFGGLVFKFGRTEDLWQ, encoded by the exons ATGTCAGGGTTTTTGGACAGCATCCAGTGCGGAGAATGCGAGTGCAATGTGGACTGGGGAGAGAGGCGAAACACCATGGCATCTATAGCTGCTGGAGTCCTG TTTTTCACTGGTTGGTGGATAATCATTGATGCAGCTGTGAACTATCCAGATGAGGTGACTTTCCATCACGCCTATCACGCCTGTGGTGTCATCGCTACTGTGGCCTTTCTCAT GATCAATGCTGTCTCGAATGGCCAAGTGAGAGGGGACAGCTACAGTGAAGGTTGCATTGGACAGACAG GAGCGCGTGTGTGGCTCTTCATTGGCTTCATGCTGGCGTTTGGATCTCTTATTGCTTCCATGTGGATCCTGTTTGGAGGATTCGTAGTGCCCA AGAAACCTGTTGTGTATCCTGGTATTGCGGTTTTCTTTCAAAATGCATTCATTTTCTTTGG GGGCTTGGTGTTTAAATTTGGACGCACCGAGGACTTGTGGCAATAA